A part of Aspergillus flavus chromosome 1, complete sequence genomic DNA contains:
- a CDS encoding putative C6 transcription factor, whose amino-acid sequence MMSRQPKLRPKSHIPGFPDAMYDLATMSSMSQMEARTSLGEDKHDQRVFRVKRKHVLKACDRCRVKKTKCDGKQPCNRCSAYNHPCLFRERKATQTKVYSRGFVEMLESHHSLVVKALQRLYKLCLNKDGFPGEPLTESPDGYPLTHAILDRLGLIKQAEENADEQDEDSEDLQYLRYMASTDCSATTDPSPEPVTPPEPSPSHCSPVNPSTKTDGPYNWEYQPVHAAHHEQYASYQHSGFYSVTMPRSAVEATGHVAESKCSEALPPVSNPENSYYFYTGTNGNAESTKGPLHPGVTAGPRTHHHSTGMPAELLSNYSLHLHDQQSLYQGLAPSWSSYPCG is encoded by the exons ATGATGTCCCGCCAACCGAAGCTACGGCCAAAGTCGCACATCCCCGGCTTTCCAGATGCCATGTACGATCTTGCGACAATGTCGTCTATGTCACAGATGGAAGCTCGCACGTCGCTAGGAGAAGACAAGCACGACCAACGTGTCTTTCGCGTTAAGCGCAAGCATGTTCTCAAGGCTTGTGATCGCTGTAGAgtcaagaagaccaag TGTGACGGGAAACAGCCATGCAACCGCTGTTCCGCGTATAACCATCCATGTCTCTTCCGGGAGAGGAAGGCTACGCAGACAAAGGTCTATTCGCGAGG GTTCGTTGAAATGCTCGAATCGCATCACTCACTTGTCGTGAAAGCACTACAAAGGCTCTATAAGCTCTGCCTGAATAAAGATGGATTTCCGGGAGAGCCCCTTACAGAGTCTCCTGACGGTTATCCTTTGACGCACGCAATTTTGGACCGCCTCGGACTAATAAAACAGGCCGAGGAGAATGCAGATGAACAAGATGAAGACTCGGAAGATCTTCAATACCTGCGGTATATGGCTTCTACTGATTGCAGTGCAACTACCGATCCATCTCCAGAGCCTGTTACTCCCCCGGAGCCCTCTCCAAGCCACTGCAGTCCTGTGAATCCCTCCACTAAGACCGATGGTCCTTATAACTGGGAATACCAACCTGTCCACGCGGCTCATCATGAACAATATGCCAGCTACCAACATTCTGGGTTTTATAGCGTGACGATGCCTCGGTCAGCGGTAGAAGCAACTGGTCATGTTGCTGAGAGCAAGTGTTCTGAAGCATTACCTCCAGTGTCTAACCCGGAGAACTCATATTACTTTTATACGGGTACCAATGGCAACGCGGAATCAACGAAAGgccctcttcatcctggagTGACTGCAGGGCCAAGGACTCATCATCATTCTACCGGTATGCCTGCTGAACTTCTCAGTAACTACAGCCTTCACTTGCACGATCAGCAATCGCTCTACCAGGGCCTTGCACCTAGCTGGTCATCTTACCCATGTGGTTAA
- a CDS encoding molecular chaperone (protein translocation complex component, putative), whose product MSTDYTYDEQGQFFPFFILTLTGLVTFPLTYNLLKPSKELENTAPRIKSDYKPEHGDLIEAQKRKRLRKERRIKRIVTVVLGYAVMAWMVYLIIVTARTVPKIWDPYDILGISRSADEKAISRHYKRLSLIYHPDKIRPDPAKNETIEMLNERFVELTKAYKALTDEEVRNNYIQYGHPDGKQSFSIGIALPQFIVTEGNGKYVLLVYGGLLGVLLPYIVGRWWYGSQRYTKERVLVASAGNIFREYKDGITGGGIVGALSSGDEFKDMLKGSQAEAGLAKLEKMVLADDSSFLSSADREKLKELDDSTRRKALALLWAYLGRIDLNDATLNGEKYEAAPIALSLNEAFTAISLAFGNLRPILGSFQVSQNIIQAIAPGSSPLLQLPYFTDDIVKSVEGDDAKTHFNVQRFMSLPEDKRHSLTVGAGLLSEKQYASAISVAKQLPALEVSKAFFKVMGEKVITPSSLVQLVVKARFVPPGYSNVPEVTPADLEDVDPDEDDLDALMGRKSTKTKKLANGEKVESKVEAIQPPLAHAPYLARDHSPRWHIFLADPKQGKMAVPPFTFTTFDKPLFDEAGKPTFNVQTLKMQFQAPPQVGDFTFVMHLLCDSYLGLDTKMEVTLHIDDPAKAAALEEEDDISEPDEDSIAGQMQALKTGQPPKKKAKKPEDDSSEDESDTDGDAGDTSDTNTETDVDD is encoded by the exons ATGTCTACAGATTACACCTATGACGAACAG GGTCAATTCTTCCCGTTCTTCATCCTAACCCTTACGGGTCTTGTTACATTCCCGTTAACATATAATCTTCTCAAGCCGAGCAAAG AACTCGAGAACACCGCCCCTCGAATAAAATCGGACTACAAGCCGGAACATGGCGATCTCATTGAGGCGCAGAAGCGTAAACGTTTACGCAAGGAGCGCAGGATTAAGCGCATCGTTACCGTTGTCTTGGGATATGCAGTTATGGCTTGGATGGTTTATTTGATTATTGTTACTGCCAGAACAGTGCCCAAGATTTGGGATCCTTATGACATCCTCGGCATCTCCAGG AGCGCCGATGAAAAAGCGATCTCAAGACACTACAAACGTCTATCTCTTATCTATCACCCCGACAAGATTCGGCCAGACCCCGCGAAGAATGAGACTATCGAAATGCTCAACGAGCGTTTCGTTGAGCTGACCAAGGCCTACAAAGCACTTACAGATGAGGAAGTTCGAAATAACTATATTCAATATGGCCATCCCGATGGCAAGCAAAGCTTCAGCATTGGTATTGCTTTGCCGCAATTTATTGTCACGGAGGGAAATGGGAAGTACGTTTTGCTCGTTTATGGCGGCTTGCTCGGTGTTCTTCTCCCTTACATTGTCGGTCGGTGGTGGTATGGCTCACAGCGATACACCAAGGAGAGAGTCCTCGTTGCTAGTGCAGGGAACATTTTCCGTGAATACAAGGATGGTATCACCGGGGGTGGAATCGTCGGTGCTCTTTCCTCTGGTGACGAGTTCAAGGATATGCTCAAGGGCTCGCAAGCAGAGGCTGGGCTGGCGAAGCTGGAAAAGATGGTCTTAGCAGATGATTCCTCGTTCCTCTCTTCTGCAGACCGTGAGAAGCTTAAGGAGCTGGATGATTCTACACGCCGGAAGGCGCTTGCTTTGTTGTGGGCTTACCTTGGCCGCATTGATTTAAATGATGCTACACTCAATGGAG AAAAGTACGAGGCCGCCCCCATTGCGCTCTCTTTGAACGAAGCGTTCACAGCCATTTCTCTGGCATTCGGTAACCTTCGTCCCATTTTGGGCTCTTTCCAAGTTTCTCAGAATATAATCCAAGCCATCGCTCCGGGATCATCCCCGCTTCTCCAATTGCCTTACTTCACCGACGACATTGTCAAATCTGTTGAAGGCGATGACGCCAAAACTCACTTCAACGTTCAGAGGTTCATGAGCTTGCCTGAGGATAAGCGACACAGCCTCACAGTTGGTGCAGGCCTTTTGTCTGAGAAACAATACGCAAGCGCCATCTCTGTTGCTAAGCAGCTCCCCGCTCTCGAAGTTTCTAAAGCATTCTTTAAGGTTATGGGAGAGAAGGTTATCACGCCAAGCAGTCTCGTCCAGCTCGTTGTCAAAGCACGGTTCGTCCCTCCAGGGTATTCGAACGTTCCGGAAGTGACCCCAGCCGaccttgaggatgttgaccctgatgaggatgatctcGATGCTCTCATGGGTCGCAAGTctaccaagaccaagaagctCGCCAACGGTGAGAAGGTGGAGAGCAAGGTTGAAGCCATTCAACCGCCACTAGCTCATGCACCATATCTGGCTCGTGACCACTCTCCTCGGTGGCATATTTTCTTGGCCGATCCCAAGCAGGGCAAGATGGCCGTTCCGCCATTTACATTCACAACCTTTGACAAACCCTTGTTCGATGAAGCTGGGAAGCCTACATTTAATGTCCAGACTCTCAAGATGCAGTTCCAGGCGCCCCCTCAGGTCGGAGACTTTACCTTTGTGATGCACTTGCTGTGTGACAGCTACCTCGGTCTTGACACGAAGATGGAAGTCACGCTCCACATCGATGATCCTGCCAAGGCAGCTgcgctggaggaagaggatgatatcaGTGAGCCCGATGAAG ATTCTATTGCCGGTCAAATGCAGGCCTTGAAGACCGGTCAAccccccaagaagaaggccaagaagccaGAAGATGACTCTAGTGAGGATGAGAGTGATACAGACGGCGACGCAGGAGATACCAGTGATACCAACACCGAGACCGACGTTGACGATTAA
- a CDS encoding putative metallopeptidase (peptidase D), with protein MRSHISPSMRVSEPSDVVIRSDDTCHIHLTWSGSECDKYPAKQHARKVAMKLGVSSGLIYLVGQPTVNWGDSDQPQPFRQRRYFYYLSGIDEPDCYLTYDIQADLLTLYVPDFDLRRAVWMGPTLTIEEAHKQSDVDRVNFFAALQHDLEWWTTKNKGTRPIYVLHDSQQPLIPSKRLWLDNERLLPAMNAARVIKDEYELRMIRQANYISGLAHRKILEDIHRMSTEAEIESSFLATCVSHGAKNQSYAIIAGSGENAAVLHYVKNNEPLDGRQLVCLDAGAEWRCYASDVTRTIPLWTDWPSERARNIYRVVEEMQEECIRRIRKGVRFRDLQLLAHDIAIKGLQKLDILTNDCTSAIYESGASAVFFPHGLGHHVGLEVHDVSKRPITALDGNQANWGNHNFVPLLTDSSWSVPLLDEGMVVTIEPGIYFNRLALLNAQNQPLAKYINFDEAEKYIPIGGVRIEDDILVTAKGYENLTTAPKGEEMLEIIRRGIDNS; from the exons ATGCGTTCACACATATCTCCAAGTATGCGTGTCTCAGAGCCATCTGACGTTGTCATCCGTTCTGACGATACCTGCCATATCCACCTTACTTGGTCAGGTAGCGAGTGCGATAAATATCCAG CAAAGCAACATGCGCGTAAGGTGGCCATGAAATTGGGGGTGTCCTCGGGCCTTATCTACCTTGTCGGTCAGCCCACGGTCAATTGGGGCGACTCAGACCAACCACAGCCTTTTCGACAGAGACGATACTTCTACTACCTCAGTGGAATAGATGAGCCGGATTGTTACCTGACCTACGATATTCAAGCGGATTTGTTAACGTTATACGTCCCGGACTTCGACCTACGTCGTGCGGTATGGATGGGACCGACGCTAACTATCGAGGAGGCTCATAAACAATCCGACGTGGACCGTGTCAATTTTTTTGCTGCCTTACAACATGATCTTGAGTGGTGGACAACAAAGAACAAGGGGACCCGTCCGATATATGTTCTGCATGATAGCCAACAGCCACTGATACCATCAAAGCGCCTCTGGCTAGATAATGAACGGCTACTTCCTGCCATGAATGCAGCTCGGGTCATAAAGGATGAATATGAGCTGCGGATGATACGCCAGGCAAATTATATATCTGGCCTGGCACATCGCAAAATACTTGAAGATATTCACCGCATGTCCACAGAGGCGGAAATTGAGAGTTCGTTCTTAGCGACCTGCGTCTCCCACGGTGCCAAGAATCAGTCATATGCGATCATTGCTGGCTCGGGAGAGAACGCGGCTGTCCTTCATTACGTTAAAAATAACGAGCCTCTTGATGGAAGACAGCTGGTCTGTCTAGATGCCGGGGCAGAGTGGAGATGCTATGCAAGTGACGTGACCCGTACAATTCCCCTGTGGACAGACTGGCCTAGTGAACGTGCAAGGAACATTTACCGTGTAGTCGAGGAGATGCAGGAAGAATGTATTAGACGCATCCGAAAAGGCGTGCGATTTCGAGATCTGCAGCTGCTTGCACATGACATTGCGATTAAAGGGTTGCAGAAACTCGACATACTCACAAACGACTGCACAAGTGCCATCTACGAATCCGGGGCATctgctgttttctttcctcatgGTCTGGGTCATCATGTTGGCCTCGAGGTCCACGATGTCTCCAAAAGGCCTATCACAGCTTTGGATGGGAATCAAGCTAATTGGGGTAACCATAACTTCGTACCGCTTCTTACCGACAGCAGTTGGTCCGTACCATTATTGGACGAGGGCATGGTAGTAACCATTGAACCGGGCATCTACTTCAATAGACTCGCCCTATTGAATGCGCAGAACCAGCCATTGGCGAAATACATTAACTTCGATGAGGCTGAGAAGTACATTCCTATTGGCGGCGTCCGCATTGAGGACGACATTTTAGTTACCGCTAAGGGGTACGAGAACCTGACGACTGCACCAAAGGGTGAGGAAATGTTGGAGATCATCCGTCGCGGGATCGACAATTCTTAA
- a CDS encoding SPRY domain-containing protein (endosomal SPRY domain protein, putative), with protein MRGSEASGLSALWGAPSTLTTSVISGPTTSPASQSRYATTDPQRVASNIEHVLLAMSSPSQDGGLVSASGNSSGSTGKGILIGVLSAFGSAAVAVLVLAIFFFFKYTQRGRIILDRIGRPGEYDDEQAFLREETEALEAMDDLSRSEYLRAKAFIEANPPESMQTDISLSQFLAIQEKGVSAWEFQPELEIANCFVEARTEIEFYDSECSVQTNLPVPKQNDVYYWEAKIYDKPENTLISIGMTTKPYPLFRLPGYHRASVAYQTTGHRRYNQPFTPTPYGPPLSQGDVIGVGYRPRSGTIFFTRNGKKLEDVVHGQKAQNFFPTIGANGPCTVHVNFGQMGFVFIEANVKKWGLAPMTGSLAPPPPYGSEQGSILLESGRESAAQISQRVYQDANNARTSSTVRIAPSASPGPVRSPTDISLAQLAHIPSNEDAGEGSSRINVGDGEHTPLLNTQDIDLAPPPEYSSPDSSRRGSEDLPRQNQPPIPSYDAAVGNRDGNPSRPSGNN; from the exons ATGCGGGGATCTGAGGCATCGGGGCTCAGTGCCCTATGGGGTGCTCCCTCGACCCTCACCACTTCCGTGATAAGCGGTCCGACAACGTCACCAGCCTCGCAGTCTCGCTATGCGACCACCGATCCTCAACGAGTGGCATCCAATATTGAACATGTCCTGTTGGCAATGTCCTCTCCAAGTCAAGATGGTGGCCTGGTCAGCGCCAGTGGCAATTCTTCGGGTTCTACCGGCAAGGGTATCTTGATCGGCGTCCTCTCAGCCTTCGGATCTGCAGCAGTTGCAGTGCTTGTTCTTGcgatattcttctttttcaagtATACTCAACGTGGTAGAATTATTCTGGACCGCATTGGGCGCCCGGGTGAATATGATGATGAGCAAGCGTTCTTGCGCGAGGAGACTGAGGCTTTAGAGGCCATGGATGATTTGTCGCGGTCCGAGTATCTGAGGGCAAAGG CATTCATCGAAGCCAACCCGCCCGAATCGATGCAAACCgatatttctctctcccagtTCCTCGCGATCCAAGAAAAGGGCGTTTCAGCATGGGAGTTTCAACCGGAGCTGGAAATCGCCAACTGCTTTGTCGAGGCCCGCACAGAGATTGAGTTCTACGATTCCGAATGCAGTGTGCAAACAAATTTACCTGTTCCGAAACAGAACGATGTTTACTATTGGGAAGCAAAGATATACGATAAGCCCGAAAATACTCTCATCAGTATTGGCATGACCACTAAGCCATATCCTTTGTTCCGGTTACCAG GATATCATAGAGCCTCGGTAGCATACCAAACCACAGGTCACCGGAGATATAATCAGCCTTtcacaccaacaccatatGGCCCTCCGCTTTCGCAAGGCGATGTGATCGGCGTCGGTTATCGGCCTCGCTCAGGTACGATATTCTTCACTCGGAATGGCAAGAAACTGGAAGATGTGGTTCATGGCCAGAAAGCACAAAACTTCTTCCCCACTATCGGGGCAAATGGGCCCTGCACAGTTCATGTCAACTTTGGTCAAATGGGCTTTGTGTTTATCGAGGCCAACGTCAAGAAATGGGGGTTGGCGCCAATGACCGGTAGTTTGGCCCCCCCGCCACCGTATGGTAGCGAGCAGGGTAGCATTCTGCTGGAGTCCGGTCGCGAGAGTGCTGCTCAAATTTCCCAGCGGGTTTATCAGGATGCCAACAATGCACGTACGAGCTCCACTGTCAGAATCGCACCATCAGCCAGCCCCGGTCCGGTCCGGTCCCCGACGGATATTTCCCTCGCCCAGCTCGCTCACATTCCTTCAAACGAAGATGCCGGAGAAGGCTCAAGCCGCATAAATGTTGGCGATGGGGAGCATACTCCACTATTGAATACCCAAGATATCGACCTGGCTCCTCCACCGGAATACTCGAGCCCCGATAGCAGCCGAAGAGGTAGTGAAGATCTACCGCGCCAAAATCAACCACCGATACCTAGCTATGATGCGGCTGTCGGCAACCGGGATGGCAATCCTTCGCGTCCGAGTGGAAACAACTAA
- the pdeL gene encoding putative camp-specific phosphodiesterase (hypothetical protein Ao3042_02462), whose translation MKMNQSRTKRASGRGKGRVKTKQDIADPELNVEALTTGPFGRPPEPGKGDLQVIVLGPTGGPREDRVTGLLVRSTSTSWRPDTVIAVDAGTLLSGIIHILETYNDMDEMIVQTGPFTEMPLPFQTAPANAAHILREVIGTILVTHPHLDHFSGFAMNSPILEATNGPKTVAALPSVISAIKTHIFNEVIWPNLSDEDGGAGLITYQRLQEGGNLRMGRDETRGYTRACEGLYYRCFGVSHGCTRRHYAPEAEMRRSLSNAMYLGDPFMMRSASRAAISLTQEEPGYMSPAMPRPSNPRDTWMSVESSAFFIREQHSGREIIIFGDVEPDSISVEPRNKRVWEAAAPRIASGKLRAIFIECSYTDDVEDESLYGHLCPRHLIAELKVLASEVIKAKYPSSSGIGKRKRPSRETPAGSQPTSPKTRRSQDVLPGSSTTAITSAPQVVAGSSTEPSGTGATGTLDAESNWPHEAPLIHLKVYLIHIKEDMDGGPCPSDTIVTQLRDQAQAANLGCEFHAPKRGESVQI comes from the exons ATGAAAATGAACCAGTCACGAACCAAAAGGGCTTCggggagaggaaaaggaagggtGAAAACAAAGCAGGATATTGCAGACCCAGAGCTCAACGTTGAAGCTCTTACAACGGGTCCGTTTGGGAGACCCCCAGAGCCTGGCAAAGGAGATTTACAAGTAATTGTCTTG GGTCCAACAGGAGGCCCACGGGAGGATCGAGTCACGGGGCTTCTAGTCCGGTCGACATCAACCAGCTGGAGACCAGATACCGTGATTGCCGTCGATGCGGGGACCCTACTCAGTGGAATAATTCATATCCTAGAAACATACAACGACATGGACGAGATGATAGTTCAGACTGGCCCGTTTACCGAAATGCCTCTACCTTTTCAGACTGCTCCAGCGAATGCAGCACACATCCTGCGAGAAGTCATTGGAACCATCTTGGTCACACATCCGCACTTAGACCATTTCTCAGGATTTGCCATGAACTCACCAATCCTAGAGGCAACAAACGGCCCCAAGACAGTGGCTGCACTACCTTCTGTCATCTCCGCCATCAAGACTCATATTTTCAACGAAGTGATCTGGCCTAACCTCTCAGACGAAGACGGTGGCGCAGGTCTGATCACCTATCAACGTTTGCAAGAGGGAGGCAACCTAAGGATGGGCCGAGATGAAACGAGAGGCTATACCCGGGCTTGTGAGGGCTTGTACTACAGATGTTTTGGCGTCAGTCATGGGTGTACTAGGAGACACTATGCCCCCGAAGCTGAGATGCGGCGCTCGTTAAGTAATGCAATGTACCTGGGTGATCCATTCATGATGCGTTCGGCTTCAAGAGCTGCTATCTCTTTGACTCAAGAAGAGCCGGG GTATATGTCTCCGGCTATGCCTAGACCCTCAAACCCGCGAGATACCTGGATGAGCGTTGAAAGCTCTGCATTTTTCATACGCGAACAACACTCGGGCCGCGAGATTATCATTTTCGGTGACGTTGAACCCGATTCGATCTCAGTCGAGCCCCGCAACAAGCGTGTTTGGGAGGCGGCAGCTCCTCGTATAGCCTCAGGGAAGCTACGCGCGATCTTCATCGAATGCTCTTATActgatgatgtggaggatgagTCCTTGTACGGCCATCTTTGCCCCCGACACTTAATTGCAGAACTCAAGGTGCTGGCTAGCGAAGTTATAAAGGCCAAATACCCAAGCAGCTCGGGGATTGGCAAACGCAAACGCCCTAGCAGAGAGACACCCGCAGGTTCGCAGCCAACGAGCCCTAAGACTCGGCGGTCACAAGACGTGCTTCCTGGGTCTTCTACAACGGCTATTACCAGCGCCCCCCAGGTAGTGGCCGGCAGTTCTACTGAGCCTTCTGGTACTGGAGCTACAGGAACACTGGATGCGGAGTCTAACTGGCCACATGAGGCACCCTTGATTCACTTAAAGGTTTATCTCATTCACATTAAGGAAGACATGGATGGTGGCCCGTGTCCAAGTGATACGATCGTGACACAACTTCGAGACCAGGCGCAGGCTGCTAATCTAGGATGCGAATTCCATGCCCCCAAACGTGGCGAGAGTGTTCAAATCTAA
- a CDS encoding putative N-acylethanolamine amidohydrolase (unnamed protein product), producing the protein MSSQPQFIHYPETREGPSVPYRNEDQSIPVFRGLPLAIGATLIHNVNFIQSYFWRNAGFDIIHDIPHLKQYPARYDPTVIPILENKPEIPSSPAELPIPSQRRNGPSGYYTSADYHALYKSGELKPLAVAETLMPLIRRDAETPGKHSVAFLDSQVERVRAAAEASTKRYKDGKPLGPLDGIPVVVKDEVHIEGYRRTLGSKLDFTGEFTGTSWCVKKWEEAGAIIVGKTTMHELGLDNTDTNNNNPNHGTPRNPHNRNYYCGGSSGGSGYAVGAGLAPIALGADGGGSIRIPSSFCGIWGLKPSHGRISGTPTVSLAQTVGVYGPMAASIDDLALAYRIMAAPAPAEQDPSSASFPDPLTTLQVWSSKPRTKTIGIARDWIDRAEPPVRAVFDRALDFYRKQGYEVIDITIPYLPEGQRAHILTIMTEIASGLTPDQVGKLSAPNKVLVSMGMWQISGQDFLASQRLRSIIMSHLAYLFGKHPGLLILTPTTPIPGWRINGEADLSRGLSDGKSSVRNMEYVWLANFTGCPAINCPAGYVQDTRVPVGLMAMGEWGTEEDLIAFARDGEAILDLSENQLATKEHLGEQSTGLRIPYGEGSLWEDVIASARQ; encoded by the exons ATGAGTTCCCAACCGCAGTTCATCCACTATCCCGAGACCCGCGAAGGGCCGTCCGTCCCCTACAGGAATGAAGACCAATCGATCCCCGTCTTTCGCGGCCTCCCTCTAGCTATCGGAGCTACACT CATTCACAATGTGAACTTCATCCAAAGTTACTTCTGGCGCAATGCCGGTTTCGACATCATCCACGATATCCCTCATTTAAAGCAGTACCCTGCTCGCTACGATCCTACCGTTATTCCCATTCTCGAGAATAAGCCTGAAATTCCCTCGTCCCCGGCTGAACTCCCCATCCCAAGTCAGAGGAGAAACGGGCCATCGGGTTACTATACCTCGGCCGATTATCATGCGCTGTATAAATCCGGCGAATTGAAACCCCTTGCCGTGGCCGAAACGTTGATGCCACTAATCCGTCGGGATGCCGAAACTCCCGGTAAGCACTCCGTTGCATTCCTAGATTCGCAGGTCGAGCGGGTTCGTGCTGCGGCGGAGGCGTCGACAAAGAGATACAAGGATGGGAAACCGCTGGGTCCGCTGGACGGAATACCGGTTGTCGTGAAAGATGAAGTGCATATTGAAGGGTATCGACGGACCCTAGGGAGTAAATTGGATTTCACCGGCGAGTTCACGGGGACGTCATGGTGTGTGAAGAAGTGGGAAGAGGCCGGCGCAATCATAGTCGGGAAGACAACCATGCACGAATTGGGTCTGG ACAACACAGATacgaacaacaacaatcccAATCACGGAACGCCCCGCAACCCTCATAACCGCAATTACTACTGCGGCGGCTCGTCCGGCGGGTCCGGCTACGCCGTCGGCGCAGGCCTGGCGCCCATCGCCCTGGGCGCAGACGGCGGAGGCTCAATCCGGATCCCCTCATCCTTCTGCGGAATCTGGGGTCTAAAGCCATCACATGGCCGTATTAGCGGCACGCCAACCGTATCCCTCGCGCAAACGGTCGGCGTCTACGGCCCAATGGCAGCCAGCATCGACGATCTAGCCCTCGCATACCGCATCATGGCGGCGCCAGCACCCGCAGAGCAAGACCCATCGTCCGCATCTTTTCCCGATCCCCTCACCACCCTGCAAGTCTGGTCCTCCAAACCGCGCACTAAAACTATCGGCATCGCCCGTGACTGGATCGACCGCGCTGAGCCTCCTGTTCGCGCCGTCTTCGACCGAGCCCTTGACTTCTACCGCAAACAAGGCTACGAAGTCATCGACATCACAATCCCTTACCTCCCCGAAGGCCAGCGCGCCCACATCCTTACCATCATGACAGAAATCGCCTCGGGCCTCACCCCCGACCAGGTCGGCAAGCTATCGGCCCCCAACAAGGTCCTCGTCTCCATGGGCATGTGGCAGATCTCCGGCCAGGATTTTCTCGCCTCACAGCGCCTCCGCAGCATCATCATGTCCCATCTCGCCTATTTGTTCGGGAAACACCCgggccttctcatcctcacccccaCTACGCCCATCCCCGGCTGGAGGATCAACGGCGAGGCGGACCTTTCGCGCGGCTTGTCGGATGGGAAGTCCTCCGTGCGCAATATGGAGTACGTGTGGTTGGCTAATTTCACCGGTTGTCCGGCTATCAACTGTCCTGCGGGATATGTGCAGGATACTCGTGTGCCCGTTGGTTTGATGGCTATGGGTGAATGGGGTACTGAGGAGGATCTTATTGCTTTTGCTAGAGACGGTGAGGCCATTCTGGATCTCTCTGAGAATCAGTTGGCTACTAAAGAGCATTTGGGTGAGCAGTCGACGGGTCTGAGAATTCCTTACGGTGAAGGGTCGCTGTGGGAAGATGTAATTGCTTCCGCGAGACAGTAA